The Xenopus tropicalis strain Nigerian chromosome 1, UCB_Xtro_10.0, whole genome shotgun sequence DNA segment TGCAAACCCATTCATCATGGTATCAGTGGTAAATACGAGAAGTTGTCAAAGACAAACCCCCATGATATATAGTCCTTAGTGAGGAGGTGCAGGCCCACATGGGGGGTGGAAGGTACATCAGAAGAAACTGCAGGAAagagattattttttaaaatgaatatccCTGGCAAGGTGTTTTAGCTTTAGCTCAAGGATTCTGGCTACCTGTACAGGGCAGATCCATTAGATATTTTCTAGATTTGGGAGTTGAATGGGTGGTACAAAGTTGGGGAGTAGCATTGTGCCCAGCCCAGAAGACTAACAGTAGAACCTACCCTGCTGTAAGTTATATCTTTCCTATCTCTTAGGGTAAAATAAAACTTACTcatcacagtaaaaaaatcttTCCTCGTGTCGTGGTCCAAGAGACTGACTAATGGTCATCACTCCTCCAATCATAATATCTCCTTCcttaatatattcatattcctcataTGTTTTAATGATCTCCAGGTGGCAGGCAGGGTTGGCAGGCAGTGCCCCAGGCCAgcagggtcccacacacagcATTATCAGATAGATCAGTTCTATTAGGGAGTTGTATACAGCCATGATTCCCTGGGAAACACAATGTTCCCCAATACAGGGGCAAATGTGGGCAAATAAGGGTAAGGGGCCcagctcatccaaccctcattttatagagagcagagagaggatttgccccagtaacagtcagtggcacagagagacacaggggccccagggttgggctgtgtgtgtagaacagagtaaggggcccggctcatccaaccctcattttatagagagcagagagaggatttgctcagtagaatgaatatagacacAGCCACCGGGGGAGCCCTGCTCTATACTGGGAATGGTACATTTACTGTTATATCTTTGCTCTGAAGATAAACTGCCAGCAATCTCTGTGTATCACAAGTCCCTCAGGAATCTGCAAACTTTGTTTTATCTTTTACTTTAACTCTTTCCACTGAATTGATATTTTATCTTTCATTTCAGTCCCTGTTTTAGTTGAGCTGAAAATCAAATTTTaggaataataatacatttacccTCTTATGTAATGAAAAGCACTGTTGGCCTaggaccagtaacccatagcagccaataagatatttgcttttaaacaggggacaTTAATATTTTACCAGTAAATTGATTGCTCATTATTACGCTTTGGTTTATGGCACCAAcatccctgctctgtgctgctccataattatatttatatatgaatctCGTCACTCTATGTACCTGATGATAATTTCTGGGGATGACAATGTACCTGTCTTAAAATTCTGGTGGCTAAAATGTTCATTTACCACTATAATATCagcaaaaaaatcagtaaaaaaatggAATGACAAACGTAAAAGTGCACCCAGAAGCTAATAGCATTAGCCCTATCACAGGTGGGGGCATGGGGCAGGGGTGGAGTTaataaatgtacattatataaacattatCTGGACAGACATAGACAATGAGTCTACGGAGCTTAAAGGTAGCAGGACTTGATCAGTTGTATCACTAGGCCTGTAACAGCTTAGAACTAGGCCTGTGACAACAACAGTTTAAACATGTGAGCACTCGTTAAAGAGACTTATTTGTGTGATTGCAGGCGGCTCTAAACAgcacttccagctaatctctcctggttggagcaagaaactgctctttctaacttatctcactttcctaaaaagttctcttataaattatcctgatactcactactcctcattcacagggtccctgttcccaaACTTTATAGAGCTAAACGTAGCCTCTAGGGTTCTTACTTTACTGGGACCTTGTTAATCCCAGGTTCAGTGGAACTCCCACCTAAATtatcagatgcagccaaagagtaAGACCTACCCCTTTGCTAagcagagtgccaagggagtggccTCCTtgttaaccaataaggcacatatgctaatggcacactagatacataggcctctgcccagtaacaggacaaagaaggaactagcagggcttaaagccatagggacgtattaaccctatgggcccctacaGTTTTAAAGTGAAAGCAAAGATAATTTTGATTTAATTATGAAAAAGGTATTAAAAGTCAACAAACCTTTACTTGGGTTAGGTTAGAGTTGCTTTGCTTCTTAGACCTGAGTTTGTATTGCTAAGAAGATTGGCTCAGATAACCTTTTACTGATATAATATGCCTGGTAGTTTTCCATGTCTGAAAAGTCtctgcaaatgttctgctcaCCAGGATATCATGTCTGGAAGTCAGGATGTGGTTTTACGATGTAAACTAATGTATTAACCACTGAGATAACAAAGTTATTAGTATGTAATTACTTATGCTAATGATGTTTATTCAAGGGTATAAAAAATGATGTCACAGAGAGGGTGGGGGACAAATTTGTGAGAAGCTGATGAATGCTGTactgctattctatgcttggtgcCCCAATCACTAAACTGCCTTTTCTGAGTGAGCATTGCAAGAGATCCCGAGGTGCCGTTTGTTGGAGGGGACGTTTGGCCTCCCAGTTACTAACCCTGATACAGTCACTTCAACTGCAACATCACTGTATGTGCAACACAATtggtacatggggcagatttgccaaaatgaaaatattttcatcactccctttatatatatattttttaaatagagtgggaatttttttctctctctagcAAAACTTTCTCATAGAACATTATTAGCAATGATTGTCCATTACTGCTAATAGGATAAATGGCAATTTTAAACAAAACTAAATGGGGGCAAAAAACTAGTTTTAGTAACACATTTGGCCCTCAGCGATTTAGGCtttcatttaatacatttttatttaataataaatatataaacaataaataaacaattttttttaattagattagACAAGTACAATAATCATTGAGAAACAAGCAAATCCCAAACAGGAATAATAAGGTACATAAGTAGATCAATAAAATGAGCAATTCAAACAATTTTACAATTGACTATGAATGAAAAGGTAATGACAGAAAACATGGATTATTGTGATACAATTGAATaagattaatacaggtataggacccattatccagaatgctcaggaccaagggtattccggataggggtctttccgtaatttggatctcaataccttaagtctactacaaaatcaataaaacattaaataaacccaataggattgttttgcatccaataaggattaattatatcttagttggaatcaattacaaggttctgtttaatttctacatagaaaaaggaaatcagttttaaaattctgaattatttgattaaaatggagtctatgggagtcgggcattctgtaattcggagctttctggataaggggtccgatacctgtactacattaaaCAATTCTTATTGTTACAATTAAACAGGCTAGTCGAGTTTGtaaatattcatggaactatggataGTAAAGAAATGAGTCCAAATGAGAACTATCGTTGGGAGAAATCTCCATTTAGATAAGAATCTTGTGCGATTTTTTTGAGTTACTAAAtttgaaagcaatggcttcatttgtacagagTACTCCGAAATGACCTCCAATAGTAATGGGGGGTTTGGATGAATCCACTTCTTGAAAATAATCCTCTTTGCTGCtgccaaaataataatttatggaGTAGGAAATGTTCGTGAATTTAGGCTGAATTAGGCAAGACATTTGCATTGAATCTTCTGAAAAATTGAATAAGGCAGATTTTGGAGTCAGATTATGTTTAAAGTCCAATATAGATTTTAAATGCCTCTCAATGGCTTGCCAAAAACTTTTAATATGAAGGCAATCCCAAAATAGATGAATAATGTTTGGAAGCGGTGTATTGCATTTGGGACAATTTTtaaggaaatttgtttttttggaaTCAAAGTTAAAACCTTTATAGGCTAGATGGATTAGTCTAAAGTTTTGCTCCCTCCAGACTTCTGTGTGGATGAGTTTATCAAAACGCTTTATACAATTTGTTAAGGTTTCTGGGGAAATTTCTGTATGTAGATAGATggaccatttttttgcagtagaTTCCAGAGGATGAACTTTAAGAATCGGGTTGCTTCATATTGAAGTTTGTATACTCCTGATGTTATTATGGGATTGAGAAGCCAAAAGGTTATCAAGAGCAATAGTAAGCAGTGGATTATATTCTGATAAGGAGTCTAGGTGATTATGGTGATGATACCAGTGAGAGATTtggaaataatataatttttctttttctgaaatttggTATTTACTACTGAATTCTGACCAATCCATAATTTTATCAGAAGATGgtgaaataatgttttttatatgTTGTATTCCTTTTTGTTTCCAAGTGGTAGACATAGGAGGTTGGAATGAGTTGGGTAGTGTCGAAATCTTCACTAGGGGAAAGTATGGAGTTGAGATATAGCTTGACTTATATGTCTTATGCATTAATTTCCAGACTGCGAACGTAGGTTTCTGCAGGTTGAAATTTCAGAGGTTTATGTATTTGTTCCAAAATGTTATCATGGGAATTAGTAAAAAGTTCTAGAGGTAGGTTGGTAAATTTACATTTTTCCGAAAACCATTCGACTATATATCGAGTTAAAGCTGATAAATTAAAAGTTCTAAAGTCGGACAAATCCCAACCACTGAAAGACTTAGAATAGTTTAGTTTGTTAAGTGCTATTTTGGGAGTTTTGCCTTTCCAAAGGAATTCTAAAAGGGCcgatattaatttattaatatcaGTATGTTTGATTAGGAGAGGTAAATTTAtgatagtataaatacattttggaaagaTCATCATTTTGTAGAAAGctatttttccttttaagttCAGTGGTAAATTCTTCCATTTTCGACTTAgtgaaattaaattttttatcaTAGAAACATAGTTTAAGGAATATAGCCTTTGAAGATCAGACAGTAAATGTATTCCGAGATATTTGATGTTTGAGAGGCTTTTACCAATTCCTAATTGCTTTAGAATATTTGGTGATGTTTGATCAAATACATCCATAAGTTCAGTTTTGTTCAGATTTATTTTAAATCCGGAGATAACCTCATAGCGTTGGATAATGGAAAATACGTTGGTAAGGTTTTTATTGGGGTCTTTAACAATTAGAAGTAAATCGTCAGCAAAAGCAGTTAATTTAACTCTTGTTTTATTAATTGATAATCCCGGCAATGAATCAGTTACTTTTAGTGTTCTAATTAGTGGTTCCAAGGATAAGTCAAATAATAGAGGAGATAAAGGACAACCTTGTCTGGTTCCTCTTTTTAGATTTCACCTGCTGCCAATATCTGAGTAGTCGGGGCTGAATATAATAATTGAATTAAATCAATGTAAGGGCCATGGAAACCGAAAGCTTCTAGAGTGTCCAACAAGTGGTCCCAACAAATGTTATCAAAAGCTTTCTCTGCGTCTATTCCCACCAAAGAGATTGGAATTTTATTAGTTTTTGCTGTGTATATAACCTTAATTAAAGTTCTCAGATTTTTTGTTCCTGATCTCCCCTTGATGAATCCACATTGTTCTGGGGAGATGAGTTTTGGAAGAATTATACATAAACGATTTGCTATAATTTTTGTTAATATCTTTACATCCTGGTTGATTAATGCAATGGGTCTGTACAATGAAGTAATGGTTGGGTCTCTTCCTTGTTTGAGTAGTACTGAAGTATATGAGTTGAGACTGGAGGGTAAAGATTGTTTAGTGTTCTAATTAGTGGTTCCAAGGATAAGTCAAATAATAGAGGAGATAAAGGACAACCTTGTCTGGTTCCTCTTTTTAGATAGATTAATTTTGAGATTTCACCTGCTGCCAATATCTGAGTAGTCGGGGCTGAATATAATAATTGAATTAAATCAATGAAAGGGCCATGGAAACCGAAAGCTTCTAGAGTGTCCAACAAGTTGTCCCAACAAATGTTATCGAAAGCTTTCTCTGCGTCTATTCCCACCAAAGAGATTGGAATTTTATTAGTTTTTGCTGAGTATATGACCTTAATTAAAGTTCTCAGATTTTTTGTTTCTGATCTCCCCTTGATGAATCCATATTGTTCTGGGGAGATGAGTTTTGGAAGAATTATAGATAAACAATTTGCTATAATTTTTGTTAATATCTTTACATCCTGGTTGATTAATGCAATGGGTCTGTACGATAAAGTAATGGTTGGGTCTCTTCCTTGTTTGAGTAGTACTGAAGTATATGAGTTGAGACTGgagtttaaaaattgtttttgatTAATGATGAAATTATACAAATCCATGAGAAAGGGTTAAATTTCGTTAATTAAGCACTTATAAAAAGGACCGGATAAACCATCAGGACCACCCGCTTTGTATTTCATAAGGGATGATATTGTAAATCTTACTTCTTCTTCAGTGATAGGAGAGTTAAGGTTTTCCAAATCTGATTGGGATATCTTGGGAAAAGTTATGTTGTTAAAGAATGAACTTCTCAATTTGCTATTAGAGTTGGTAGAAGAGTATAAGGACTCATAGTATTTCCAAAAGGTCTCAGCAATCTCCAATGGGTTATGGGTGATTTTATCCTCGATGGACTTAATAGCACAGATCTTATGAGACTTCGACCAATTTTTTGTCATATTGGCTAGTAATTAGTTAGCTTTGTTACTTAGATTGAAGTATTTGGACTTCACATAACTCTGGTTACTAGAATCTTTAGTAGATAACCAGGATTTGAGTTCTTTTAACGATTTTTCAAATTTCTCGCGGTTGACTTGAGAAGGAGTtgataacaataaataaacaatgtaataaataaaacttgTGTTAAATTCTTTTCTATATTCACTTACATTAGGTTTCTGGTACAAGGAGTAaatattcatattcataaaacAGATTGTGTGATTGTGACATTTACACTAATCATTTCATATCATAAGAATTAGAGGTGTGTTATGTGATTAGAATTGGTTGTTTGTCTGTATTATATTTGTAGCTATTTATATTTAggtaaaacacaaatataaacaaatggcAGCATTACATAAACAAGTCTGATCATTGTATTTTAAACTAAGTTTTACCAAATATCAGTACTGATTCTGTCTGTTTCCAAATAACTGAGATTTTGTATTAATTTCTGATCTAAACTGAatgatgtaacatttgggcagaaatatacaggctaaaaggccggcgcttgaggtgagtatggcaaatatctccacacacacagtgtttttgcctttggtgctcagataggccgggatcattgtgatccaaacactgcagaagagcagcatgctgaaagtgatgtacttggcctcattaaaactgtccggtaagctccgagctaaaaatgctaaaacaaaactaacagctgccagaagccccatatacccaataactgagtaaaagccaatagctgagccctcattgcactgaatgatgatggttccaggggaagtgtgaatgtccagttcctgaaagggaggagaaatggccaaccaagtcatgcagatgattatttgaatggatgagcagaacaagactacagaattggacagtttgactcccagccattttctccatgagctccctggcttggtggctttgaaagcaacacaaaccatgatagtcttggccaggagagaagagacagctatggagaaggtgattccaaaagtgatgatgcgcagcatgcaggttatatccacagggcgaccgaggaacagaaacacactgaggaagctcagcttgatggagacaaggaggaggaagctcaggctccggttgttggctctcactatgggggtttTCCTGTGTGCAATAAAAACTCCCAGTATAAGCAGAGATGTAAGGAAAAATAAAGCTGAGGTAGCtgagaaaaatgcaaaaagtatATGGGTATATGATAAATAATCTTCAGTTTTTGGAATACACTTAGTCTTTTTTCTATTGGGCCATTCCATTTTGGGGCATTGGATGCAGTTTTCACTGTCTGTgaaggtaataaaaataaaacaagagtcAAGAGTATAAAATCATTGGAAGGAGCTTATATAAATGGATGTTTGACTGTAATGTACTGTCTGGGCCATTAATAGGAATAGGAGAGCTGTACAGTCTCTGTTTTGAGGCAGtggtgtttgttttttaaaggagacattttatataaagttcatattcagttaaaatattcatcctccctcaaaatgtgaaatgaggCAGAAAGAAGCTGCATAAAGTCTGGGGAGAGCACAGTTtacaagcagttatggacatatttgaacccaaaggtattaaaataaaagcacttccttctatttgacattattttacatggtttagtgcattgtaaaaatttatggtatatgtcccctttaatagaaaactataccttcagaatgaataatTGATGGTTTATCATTAAATGtaatctattaaagaatctcaccaaactgatacatacatataattaaatattatccTTTTACAACTGTTTATGACAGTATGTGTGCTTCCTCACctctaacaggaagaagtgtaagAGTAAAACACAGAGCtatgcccattcattggctgatgtaatctagcatgtatgtgtgcccctcGTTTGTGTGTGAGCATAATTATTTGATCCGgcctttagtacaggtataggacccattatccagaatgctcgggaccaagggtattccggataaggggtctttccgtaatttggatctcaataccttatggctactaacaaatcaataaaacattaattaaacccaataggattgttttccatccaataaggattaattatatcttagttgggatcaagtacaggtactgttttattattacagagaaaagggaatcatttaaccattaaataaacccaatagggctgttctgccccaataaggggtaattatatcttagttgggatcaagtacaggtactgttttattattacagagaaaaaggaatcatttaaccattaaataaacccaatagggctgttctgccccaataaggggtaattatatcttagttgggatcaagtacaggtactgttttattattacagagaaaagggaatcatttaaccattaaataaacccaatagggctgttctgccccaataaggggtaattatatcttagttgggatcaagtacaggtactgttttattattacagagaaaagggaatcatttaaccattaaataaacccaatagggctgttctgcccccaataaggggtaattatatcttagttgggatcaagtacaggtactgttttattattacagagaaaaaggaatcatttaaccattaaataaacccaatagggctgttctgccccaataaggggtaattatatcttagttgggatcaagtacaggtactgttttattattgcagagaaaagggaatcatttaaccattaaataaacccaatagggctgttctgccccaataaggggtaattatatcttagttgggatcaagtacaggtactgttttattattacagagaaaagggaatcatttaaccattaaataaacccaatagggctgttctgcccccaataaggggtaattatatcttagttgggatcaagtacaggtactgttttattattacagagaaaaaggaatcatttaaccattaaataaacccaatagggctgttctgccccaataaggggtaattatatcttagttgggatcaagtacaggtactgttttattattgcagagaaaagggaatcatttaaccattaaataaacccaatagggctgttctgccccaataaggggtaattatatcttagttgggatcaagtacaggtactgttttattactacagagaaaaaggaaatcagctttaaaattctgaattatttgattaaaatggattctatgggagacgggctttctgtaattcggagctttctggataacaggtttccggataaggggtccgatacctgtacttaaaattaCAGTGTTTCTGTTTGAGATTATCCAATAGTGTATGCTACTAGACACATAAAGACAAAAAGTactttacatatgggctgttttatgtttatttattgagACCTGTAATGTTCAGGGGTATAAATTTCCCTTCAAATCCAGTATCAAAAATATTAGGGTTAGAAATACAGCCTTCCTAATCACCGAGGTACCTGTAATCAATGTAAGTCCTTTTATAGAGTCCAACATGCCTGAGAAAACAGGCATTCTGTCACATCCTAATTGGCATTCAGACTTGACCCCTTCTTCCACCTCTGTGGTCCTTTCTAGGTGGCCATTAGACTAAATGCCATTTTAGTCATAATCCAAATACTACACATCATCACAAACACAC contains these protein-coding regions:
- the LOC116408380 gene encoding vomeronasal type-2 receptor 26-like; this encodes MQTVHPEGVRKEKYSKKCDKTVAKICDQLTCSTTVMSESSKGVVTAKEEFRDCATSALFFLTSLLILGVFIAHRKTPIVRANNRSLSFLLLVSIKLSFLSVFLFLGRPVDITCMLRIITFGITFSIAVSSLLAKTIMVCVAFKATKPGSSWRKWLGVKLSNSVVLFCSSIQIIICMTWLAISPPFQELDIHTSPGTIIIQCNEGSAIGFYSVIGYMGLLAAVSFVLAFLARSLPDSFNEAKYI